GTAATTTTTTTTCGCCATCAAAAACCTCTCGAATTTGTTTTTAAAACCGACGCATCAAACGCATTCTTTCGGATGAAATTTATAGTCTCCGAAAGAGGGTTGGTTCCCACGGCTCACAGGGTAAACCTAATTTAAAGCGTGCAACCCTTCAAAAAAGGCGAAAATTCGACCTTATTTCAAGGGGAAAATAAAAGAGCCACTCCAGGAGGAAAAATTTCTTCCAGAGTGGCTCTTTTATCTGACGCACCGTAAAACCCGGTCAGTTCACGGCCGGGATATAAGGTGCCGGGCCGTCAGGCCCGTTGGTTCTCGATGTATTGACGGATAACACCCAGGGGCGCGCCGCCGCAGGACGCCGCGAAATAGGACGGCGACCAGAGCCCGCCCTTCCAGTAGTGCTGTTCGATCTCCGGGTGCCGCTTCCGCAGCAACCGCGAGGAGACCCCCTTCAGGCTGTTCACCAGTTTCGAGACGGGGACCGTGGGCGGATAGTTCACCAGCAGATGAACGTGATCCTTCTCCCCGTCCGTTTCGATCAGCTCCGCGCCGAAGTCGGCGCAGACGTTGGAGAAGACCTCCCGCATGGTGTCGTAATGAGACGGCGAGAAGATGCCGCGCCGGTATCTCGTGACAAAGACCAAATGCACATGAAGCTGAAAAACACAGCTTCTTCCATGTCGTAACTCGGTTGATGTATTCATAGACCAATGATATAATGATGTCCATGGCACGTCAAGCGTTCAAATATAAGCTCTATCACGCCGACCGGAACCGGCGTCTGGATCGGCAGCGGCGTATCGCCGGGCAGATATGGAACCACTGTATCGCCCTGCACAAACGGTATTACCGCCGCTACCGGAAGCATTTGAACCAGAAACGGCTCAAGTCCAGGATCGCCTATCTCCGCAATCACCTCCGCCCGGAATGGAAGAATCTGGGTTCCCAGGCGGTTCAGGACGTGATCGAACGGATCGAGCGGGGCTACGAACTGTTCTTCAAGGCGTGCCGGCTGCGGAAAGAAAAGAAGTCGAAACGGGTGGTGCGGCCGCCGTCTTTCCGCAAAAGCGTCAAGTACCGCTCCTTCACGTTGAAGCAGGCCGGGTGGAAACTCCTTTCTCCCGGCAAGGTACGAATCGGCGGGGCGGCCTATCGCTACCACGCCGGCCGCGACATCGACGGGACGATCAAGACCGTGACGATCTCTCGCGATGCCGTCGGCGACTTCTGGATCATCTTTTCCGTCGAAACGGACGAACCCTCTCCGAACCGAGCCGCGACAGGTCGAACTGCGGGCTTCGATTTCGGGCTGAAGAGGTTTCTTACCGGCTCCGACGAAACGACGGTCGAGATGCCCGAGCCGCTGAAATCGGAACTCAAGCGGGTTAAAAAAGCAAACCAGCGGCTATCCCGGAAACTGAAAAAGAGCGGCGGACGCAAAAAAGCCCGACTGTCCCTGGCGCGACTGCATCGGCAAATCGCCGACCGGCGGCGGGAATTTCACCATCAAACCGCCCGCGCCCTGTCCCGGAAATACGATGTGATCTGCATCGAGGATCTGAACCTGACCGGCATGAAATCCCTTTGGGGCCGGAAGGCCTCAGATCTGGGTTTTGCCCAGTTCGTCGACATTCTCGCCCATCATTGCCGGAAAAACGGCAGTCGGTTGGTCAAGATCGACCGTTTCTTCCCGAGCAGCAAGACCTGTTCAGTCTGCGGGCATGTCCACCGGGAGCTGTCGCTTCGGGACCGGACCTGGGAATGCCCGTCGTGCGGATCGCATCACGACCGGGACAAAAACGCTGCTATCAACATCGAGCGGGAAGGCCTGCGCCTGATCGCTCACCAGGCGGGGCATCGCCTGGAAGGGGAGGCCGCGTAAGACCAGCCTCGCAAGAGGCCGGCGGCAGCCGTTGATCCTTGGAATCCCGGTCTGTTCACGGCCGGGAGGATGTCAATTGTCTTGTGCAAGGCTCGGGATGACTACATCGCTTCCAAAAAGATAAAAATATTGCCTTCGCCGGAGGGGGTAAAGGCTGGATCGGCCTTCTCCGGCGGGGCGAACTCAAAACCTGTTCCGCCAGAACCGGAAGTTGAGTCGGCGCCAGAAACAGGGTCTTCGGCGATCGGCTCCTCCGTTTCGGGCTCCACAAGCCTTAAAGAACCGGATCTGCTAAACGCCCCAGTCTCATCGGTGTTTCGGACAAAAACGGAATACAGGACTCTTTCTATGGGTTCATCTCCCGCATAGGGACTCAAGGCAAGTGTTAAAACAGACCCCTCATTGCAAGGCTGATATGCGGCCGTCTCTCCTGCGTGCAATGCCCCGTTATTCAGCGCTGCACACTCAAGACTATCGCCCCCTCCTGATATTGAGGTGATAGTCAGGTTGATACTTGAAACAGGCACTTCGACTTCAGCCGGTGCATCAAAAGTGACCCCCGTCACCTCGGGCTGGGCGGCATCCTCGGAAATACTGGTGTTAACCCACTCAAAATACTGTCCCCGGCTTTCGTTTACATAGACCCCAGTTTCACCAACTGGGATAGGAAGAGGGGATGTTGTAGAAAAATAGGGGATTGCCGTGATTTCGCAAGTTTCTGTGTTGAACTGGGTGTAAAAACTATTTCCTAATGTTGGCAGACAGTAGTTATAATTGCCAACCGTCTCGCACTGACCTACCAAACCATTCGAATCATAGACCTCCACCGAACATGGACCAGCGAACACTGCTGCGGGGATCCACAAAAAGAAGACTCCTAAAAAAAACAGCACTTTTAATCGTTTCATTTTCTACTTCCCTTTTTTAATATGCTTCAATCATGATAAAGACACGCCCTGTATCCGGCTCCACCACAAACGCAGGATCCATTTTCTCCGGAGGACTGAATTCAAAACCATGACTACCCGTCACATCTTCGGTTGGCGACTGATCGTCCCCAGACCCCGCATCCGGAGATGAGTTGTTTGCGGAATCCGAATCAGGCTGAGGCATCAGAAAAAATCCGGTTTGAAAGGGGACGCTCTTCGAACTCAGATC
The genomic region above belongs to Geoalkalibacter subterraneus and contains:
- a CDS encoding RNA-guided endonuclease InsQ/TnpB family protein is translated as MARQAFKYKLYHADRNRRLDRQRRIAGQIWNHCIALHKRYYRRYRKHLNQKRLKSRIAYLRNHLRPEWKNLGSQAVQDVIERIERGYELFFKACRLRKEKKSKRVVRPPSFRKSVKYRSFTLKQAGWKLLSPGKVRIGGAAYRYHAGRDIDGTIKTVTISRDAVGDFWIIFSVETDEPSPNRAATGRTAGFDFGLKRFLTGSDETTVEMPEPLKSELKRVKKANQRLSRKLKKSGGRKKARLSLARLHRQIADRRREFHHQTARALSRKYDVICIEDLNLTGMKSLWGRKASDLGFAQFVDILAHHCRKNGSRLVKIDRFFPSSKTCSVCGHVHRELSLRDRTWECPSCGSHHDRDKNAAINIEREGLRLIAHQAGHRLEGEAA
- the tnpA gene encoding IS200/IS605 family transposase translates to MNTSTELRHGRSCVFQLHVHLVFVTRYRRGIFSPSHYDTMREVFSNVCADFGAELIETDGEKDHVHLLVNYPPTVPVSKLVNSLKGVSSRLLRKRHPEIEQHYWKGGLWSPSYFAASCGGAPLGVIRQYIENQRA